In Heliomicrobium gestii, a single genomic region encodes these proteins:
- a CDS encoding DUF3793 family protein, producing MGPSYGLWKDSLAEKDERQARFEKWLFVNLSRVLFAGKTGEFIRFQEPFFGKDIASTLKDARRLAHDWGVEMFLLKRCEKCAWVLFYREAQVRASLKRFGRLRQYRDRRLPWPVDARQFLFHLKERWCKGGKLPHEIGLALGYPLKDVLGYLGLSPLPKNHVCEWCIYGNVAPSLRLKERFDWANHLALTFLEADRMELIRDEARRVPA from the coding sequence ATGGGACCATCTTATGGCCTCTGGAAAGACAGCCTGGCGGAAAAAGACGAACGCCAGGCTCGGTTTGAAAAATGGCTCTTTGTCAACCTCTCCAGGGTGCTCTTCGCTGGTAAGACCGGCGAGTTCATCCGCTTTCAGGAACCCTTCTTCGGCAAAGACATCGCCTCAACGCTGAAGGATGCGCGGCGCCTCGCCCACGACTGGGGTGTGGAGATGTTTTTGCTCAAACGCTGCGAAAAATGCGCCTGGGTGCTCTTTTACCGGGAGGCGCAAGTGAGGGCCTCGCTAAAACGCTTTGGCCGCCTGCGCCAATACCGCGACCGGCGTCTCCCCTGGCCCGTCGATGCGCGTCAGTTCCTCTTTCATTTGAAGGAGCGGTGGTGCAAAGGCGGCAAACTTCCCCACGAGATCGGTCTCGCCCTCGGTTACCCCCTCAAGGATGTGCTCGGCTACCTCGGCCTGTCTCCCCTGCCGAAAAATCATGTCTGTGAGTGGTGCATCTACGGAAATGTGGCGCCTTCGCTGCGGCTGAAAGAGCGTTTCGACTGGGCGAATCATCTCGCCCTGACCTTCCTGGAGGCCGACCGGATGGAACTAATCCGCGATGAGGCGCGACGGGTTCCGGCGTAA